The sequence below is a genomic window from Synechococcus sp. PCC 7335.
AAGATGATGATGAGCTGGTTCAAGGCGTACGCTCAGAAGTAAATGCGCTGAGCTACTTTGGCTTTGCCTACTACAGAGATGCCGAGAAGAGCCTGAAAGCGCTGGCTGTTGATAGCGGTGATGGTCCAGTTGAGCCTACGGGAGAGACCCTTCGCTCGGGTGAATATCAACCGCTTTCTCGGCCGCTGTTTATCTATGTTAGAGCCGATGGGCTAGAGGAAAACTCGGCGCTCAGCTCATTTGTTGAGTATTATCTAGCGAACGCTCGTACCGTAGTTGATGATGTCGGCTATGAGCCACTGCCGAATGAAGCCTATGCGATCGCGCTCGATCATCTCACAGAGCGTAAGGTGGGCAGCGTGTTTGAAGGCAAGGCCCAGTTTGATCTAACCATTGAGCAACTACTAGAGAAAGAGGCTGCTTTCTAAGGGCTAGGGTAGTCGCAAACAGATCAGAAGATCCCTGCTAAGTACTAGTGACTGGTGTCTTCACCTTTCTCATACTGTCAACCATAAGAAGCTGTCTCTACTAGGGCGATTAAGGTGGTTGGGCTAGTGAGGAGTACCTACTGTTCAATTCCGATCTCTATTAAACTTGGCACTTGTTCTTACGCCGTGTTGAAAAAGCTCTCTTCTGGCAAGAACAACACGACAAATTCTGGCGCAGGCTAAACATATCTCTACCAGACTACCGCCCAAGAGGCCTAGAAACAGTTGCAAGAACCCAGTACAGGCTTGCTAACGAAGCCTATTACTCTCTGGCGACGTAAAACCAGTAGAATAAAAATGATATAAAAGACAGCTTGCTGTGGTAACGATTTCTGGACGGATTAACAAGATCAGGACTAATGATTTTATGGAGAGCTTACACAGACAATCTGTCTATCTGCTATCGGTTGGAAAACCATTGAGAAATGCAGGGCGATACAGAAGATCATCGTTCTACTCGTATTGCCCATAACCGAAAACCATTCGTGATGTCCGTCAATAGATGAGTCTTTACAACAGTCTTCAGATTTAGAAGTATATCCTTTTCATGCTTGAGCTGCCCTATTACAAAGCCAAACAGGTTTCTGTCGATCGCAAGCGGCATTATGAGATAGAAGGCTATTGCTATCCGGGCATCACGACGATTCTTTCAGCAACCAAGCCCTATGAGGAGAAAAAGAGACTTTGGGATTGGCAAGATCGGATTGGCAAGGCAGCAGCTCAAAAGATCACGACAACTTCTGCCCGCTCTGGTACTCGTATTCATAAAATTATTAAGTCGCACCTCAAACAAGAACCTTATCAGCTACCAGAGGGGCTAGACGGCTTTTGGAGTTCGATAGAGCCTGTGCTGGCAGAGATCGACGAAGTGCTGCTAGTGGAGGGGGCGGTATGGCATCCGCTAGAGTTTGCGGGCTACCCGGATGCAGTGATGATCTACGATGGCGAACTCTGTGTGTGCGATTGGAAAACAGCGCGTCGGCCAAAGCAGATAGAGTGGATTAGCGACTATTGCATGCAGGTAGCGGCCTATTGCTATGCAGTGAATTGGGTATACCGTGATACAGGTATCAAGATAGAAAAAGGGATGATTGCGATCGCGCTAGAAGAGCATCCCGCTCAAATCTTCACACTCGGCTCCGACGATTTGTTCTACTACTGGCGAAACTTTCAGCAGCGACTTAGGCAATACTATCGGGAACGCGACTCTCGCTGAACGAGCGGATAGTGAATAGCTCGATTTGCTATTGCCTATGATAAAATCCCGATAGCTCGTTCATTGCTTTCTACCTATATTTGTATCTTATAAAAGCTTACAGCTAGCTAGCTAACCTAGAGGATCCGACCTATGCCCTCGCTGATTATCACCTGGATTGCAATAACTATCACATTCATTATTCTGACTAAGTTGCCTACAGGTATTGAAGCCGACAACTTTGGTAAAGCAGGTATTGCAGCGTTAGTTTTTGGGCTGCTAAACGCACTCTTTGGCTGGTTCATCAACAACGCAGTGATCAACTTCTTAACGCTGGGAATCGTTGGACTAGTCGGAAACACTATTTTGTTTGCACTCTCTGCTTTCCTGGTCCCAGGATTTAGGCTGCGAAAAGGAATTCTGAGCGCTGTGCTAGGTGCGTTAGGAATTGTATTTATCAACGGAATTGTTCTAGCTATCCTAAGTGCGGTACTTCCCGGTGGGGCGTAGGAATTTTTTAGAAATATTTCTTAGGGTCTACGGCGATTGAATCTGTTCTTAAGATCTTCCGGGTTGAAAGTAGACTGATTGGATTTTTTCTGTTGCCTAGTCTTAGGTTGATGCGCGTCTGTTTTCTTTCTGGGGATAGGCTTTTCAACCGCACTATTTCGCACTGCACTATTGGTTCTCACTGCACTATTGGAGCTTTTCACTGAATTATCAACTTGCCCAGTGTTAGCTTGTTGCCGAGTAGATTTGCTCGCCTGGCCGTTACCGTCTAGTCGCATGCTTAGACCAATACGCTTTAATTTCTCTTGAACCTCCATCACCTGAACGTTCACTACCTGCCCAACCTGCACAATCTCTTTCGGGTCACTTACATAGCGATCGCTCATTTGGGATACATGCACTAGTCCATCTTGATGTACGCCAATATCAACAAACGCACCAAAGTTGGCCACATTAGTCACTACGCCTTCTAGTACCATGCCACTACGCAGATCGCTAATCTCGTTCACGCCGGTCGCAAACTGTGCGTAAGTAAACTGGGCTCTAGGATCTCTACCTGGCTTTTCTAGCTCGCTGAGAATATCTCTTAGTGTCGGTTCTCCTACTTTCTCGCTGACGTAGCGCTTGAGCGATAGCTGTTTGAGCTTTTCACCGGCTTGAGGAATATCCTTTAAAGGCAGCTGCAAGTCCTTGGCCATTGTCTTTACCAGACCATAGCTCTCGGGATGGACAGCAGTATTATCTAGTGGATTGTCCCCGTCTCGAATCCTAAGAAACCCAGCAGCTTGTTCGTAGGCTTTCGGGCCGAGCTTGCCAACTTTAAGTAGGCTCTTGCGATCGCGAAATCGACCATTCTCGTCTCTAAAGCTGACAATATTGTTTGCGACTGTCGAACTAACACCTGATACATACTGCAATAGCTCTTTTGAAGCTGTGTTTAAATCCACGCCGACATAGTTCACACAGCTTTCGACGGTATCATCTAGCTTTTGCTTCAGCCGCTTTTGATCAACGTCATGTTGATACTGGCCAACGCCGATCGATTTCGGATCAAGTTTAACCAGCTCAGCTAAAGGATCTTGTAGACGGCGACCGATGCTAATAGCCCCGCGCACGGTGATATCTAGATCGGGAAATTCTGCGATCGCGCTTTCACTGGCCGAATAGATAGACGCGCCCGATTCACTGACCATGACCTTGACTGGCGGTTTGTCTAGCGGCGTGAGCACTTCAGCGACAAACTCATCCGTTTCGCGGCTAGCGGTACCGTTTCCGATCGCTATCAGCTCGATATTGTGCGTTGAAATCAAACGAGTCAGGGTGGTGATTGCTTTTGCCCGCTGCCCCTCACCCGAATGAGGATAGATCGCCTCATACTCTAAAAACTGCCCGGTTTCACTGATAGCTGCTACCTTGCACCCGGTTCGAAAGCCCGGATCGATGCCTATTGTCGGCTTCATCCCCGCGGGCGCGGCTAGCAGCAAATGACGTAGATTCTCGGCAAAGGTTTGAATCGATTCTTCATCAGCTTGGGCTTTCTTCTCAGCAATTACTTCGTTCGTCAGCGCTGTTTTCATTAGCCGATTGAAACCATCTTTGACCCACTGGGCGTAAAAATCACGCAGCGTTCGATCAGAGGTTCTCAATTGACTCTTTAGCAAGTACGCTAGAATCTCATCCTCATCAAAGCTCAAAGATAGCTTTAGAATGCCTTCCTTATCTCCTCGCAGCAGCGCCAGTAGATTGTGGGAGGCGATCTTGCTTACAGGCCTCTGATAGCTGCGGTACATCTCATATTTTGTTGTGCCCTCAAGATGAGTCGATTTGATCTTCGAGGTGAACAGTCCCTTGGATAAGAAAAACTGACGAACATAGGCGCGCAAGCTGGCCTGCTCTGCCATCGTCTCCGCTAGGATATCAGCAGCGCCTTTGAGAGCAGCGTCTGTCGTAGGAACTTCGTCGCAGAGATAAGGTTTGGCGATCACCTCTAAATCTGTGACAGATTGAGCACTCTGGTTTAATCGTGAAATTGCTTGGGCAAGCGGCGCTAGTCCTTGTTCTTTTGCAATCGTTGCCCTCGTTCGGCGCTTGGGCTTATAAGGTAAGTAAAGATCTTCTAGCTCGGTTTTGCTCTGCGAGCCTTCAATCTTAGCTTTCAACGATGGCGTAAGTCTATCCTGCTTAGCAATTACCTCCAAGATAGTTTGCTTTCGATCTGCTAGCTCTGTTAGATAGTCATATCTCTCGGCAATTTGTCGTAACTGAATTTCGTCTAGTTCGCCAGTTCGCTCCTTCCGATAGCGAGCAATAAATGGCACCGTTGCCCCTTCAGAAAACAAAGACAACGCAGCCTCTACCTGTGTTGTTTGAACTGAGAGTTCTTGAGCAATCAGTTGAGCAGCGTTCATAGGGCTAGTAGAAACATTGGCTCGAATTCTATCATTACTTCCAAGACAAGCTAAAGAGGCTAGCAGTAGAGACGTCCTTCGTTCCTACTGCTAGCTGTCTCCTATAAGAAAGCACACTCTACAAGCCGCTTAGCAAACTTAGCAAACTAAAAGGGATAGTTTGATTCAATAAATTAGTCGCTACACACTAGCGGAAATTGTCAGGATTGAGAGAACCATTAGGGCCAGATGTAGGACCAGATGGTTGAGCCAAGGCGGTACCGGTGCCACCATCAGCAGGTGAGAGGAATGGCTTTAGATTTATGCCATTGCTAGTAGAGGTACTATCAGGTACCGATGAGGGGGCATCACCAGTAGGAAAGTTGCCAATGATACTACCAATCTCACCCAGTATATCGTTGTTGTTATTGCCAGTAAATGTAGTGACAACAGTGGTTTCGCTACCTGCGTCGGCGACAGAAAGATTGTCAAAGACGCGATCACGCGTTACCACCGGATTCTGGCCTCTAGGCACCGTGAAGACTATCTTGCATTGTCCAGGTGATTGTTCGGTTGTCGCACAGACGATATCGTAGCCGTTTTCCATTCCGACTTGAAGTTCAACGAGTCCTTCAGGGCGGTAGGATTCTAGGCGATCGCTGATGGCGAAGCATCGCTTTTCAGCACTCCAGCCACCACCCATCCGTGTAGGCGATGCCCATTTGTAAGCTCGACCTGGCTGATTCTCAGGTAGATACATCACTGTGTACTGACCGTCTACGATCTGACACTCAAACCGGGGATCGCTAGTAGCTGTTGGGGTTTCTTGCCCTTCTGGCTCAACTTCAGGCAGAGGCGGCGGCGGAATTTGGGCGTGGCTAGGGGCGGCAGTCGTTGCGATCACGCTCAAGAGCATGCCTGTGAGCAAAAGAGTCCGGCTCAAGCAGCCGCGGCCGGGGGTCGTGCAAGAATCGAGCATAGCGGAGGTTCTCTATAGGTTCTCTACAGTTCAGTTTTTAAGGGCAGTCTTAGGGCCCAAGCGTATGCCTACCCTAGCGTAACGAGCTTTTCTTTCGGTTTTGAAGTGGACAGTCCGCGTCAACTTTCATAATTGGTCTTGGCTATTTGTCAGCTCCTGACGCTAAGCTCGAAGACGTTATGCAAGCTGTAGACCTATGGTTCAAACGATCCCTCATGGCTCTTGGAAGTCGCCGATTACTTCAGATCTGATTGTCTCTAGTTCTATTCGCCTTGGCGCTGCTAGGCTAGATGGCCCAGATATCTATTGGAGTGAGCTACGGCCAACCGAAGGTGGAAACCAGCGAATAGTCCGCTACGGTCCAGAAGATCCGTTGGGCAGCGTCACCGAGATTACGCCTGCGAGCGTGAATGTGCGAACACGGGTGCATGAGTATGGCGGGGGCGCGTATGTGATCCACCAGGGAACGGTTTACTTTTCTAACTTTGCAGATCAAAGGCTCTATTGTCAGCGGGCCGGGGAAGACCCCTTTGCTATAACGCCCGCTGTAACGCCTGCGGCAGGACTGCGCTATGCCGATATGGTGGTTGATGCTGCCAGAGAACGGCTAATTTGTGTGGTAGAGGACCATCGTCAGTCTGGCGAAGCGATTAATGCGATCGCCACTGTTCCTCTATCTGGTGGTCTCCCAAAGGTTATTGTCAGCGGTAATGACTTCTATTCTTCGCCTCGGCTTAGCCCCGATGGTACAGCGCTAGCATGGATTACCTGGAATCATCCTCAAATGCCTTGGGATGGTACCGAGCTGTGGCTAGCAGAGATTACAGAGGATGGCAGCCTCAGTCATCCTCGCCATCTAGTTGGCAACACAAAAGAATCGGTTTGCCAGCCCAAATGGTCCCCAGCTGGGACACTGCACTTCATTAGCGATGCCACTGGCTGGTGGAACCTGTATCGATGGGAAGGCGAACGAGGAGAGCCGCTTTTTCCAATGGAAGCAGAATTCGCTGGGCCTCAGTGGAGCTTTGGTCAAAGCAGCTATGGCTTTGTAGACAATCGCCATATCCTCTGTACCTATCAGTATCAAGGCGAAACCAAATTAGCTGAGCTGAATACTTTGGCACGCTCTATGGACGAAATCGCCGTTCCCTATTCGGGGATCGGTAGCCTGCAAGTCGGCAGGGGCTATGCTGTTTTTCTAGGAGCTAGTACAGATAGACCTAGTGCGCTGGTTCGGCTCAATCTAGAAACCGCACAGATAACCGAAGTTCGTCGCTCTAGCAGTCTGGAAATTGATCCAGGCTATCTATCTAAGCCTACGGTCATTTCTTTCCCGACGACAGGCGGATTCAATGCCTATGGCATCTACTATCCGCCGCAGAACAAAGACTTCGAAGCCTCGGTTACTGAGCGCCCCCCTCTACTAGTCAAAACGCACGGCGGTCCGACTGCTTCTGCCTCTAGCGCGCTCAATCCGTCTATTCAGTATTGGACCAGTCGCGGGTTCGCAGTGCTAGATGTCAACTACGGGGGCAGTAGTGGCTATGGACGTGCCTACCGCAATCGCCTGCAAAAAAGATGGGGCATTGTCGATGTTGACGATGCCGTTAACGGCGCGCTGTATCTGGTAGAGCAGGGAAAAGCGGACCGCGATCGCCTAGCAATTGATGGTGGGAGTGCAGGTGGCTATACGACGCTAGCTACACTCACCTTTCGCGACGTGTTCAAAGCAGGGGCGAGCTACTATGGCGTTAGTGATATGTCTAGTCTGGCTGCAGAGACACACAAGTTTGAATCGCGCTATCTAGATAGCTTGGTTGGTCCATATCCAGCAGAGAAGTCCGTGTATGAAGCGCGATCGCCTATCAATGCAGTCGATCAGCTTTCCTGTCCAATCATCTTTTTCCAGGGGAGTGAGGATAGAATCGTGCCGCCAAACCAGGCGGAAACTATGGTCAACGCACTAAAGCAGAAAGGCATTCCGGTTGCTTATCTTTTGTTTGAAGGAGAACAGCATGGCTTTAGAAAAGCAGAAAATATCAAGCGGGCACTAGATGCAGAGCTTTCTTTCTATGCCCAAATTTTTAGCTTTGAGCTAGCAGACAATATTGAGCCAGTAGACATTGCCGGAATCGATAGCTGGACGAAATAAGGTAGTCAATTCAAAGAACGAAAAAGAGATAGAAGAACGAGAGAAATCAGGAGAAGCTGCTTTGAATCAAGAATCGAAGTCTAAGACGCCTACCTCAATCTGGCAGACAAAGCCGTGGTGGTGCCAGCCATGGTCCATTGTGCTAACTGGCGTAGCGGTTCCGAGCGCATCTTGGCTGCTGCTGCATCGGCTATGGATTACGCTGCCCGTAGCTGTAGCGATCGCACTCTGGTGGCTGCTGTTCTTAGTTTTGGTGCCCGCTCAATATGCTCAATATGCTACGGCGCTACAGGACACGGCAGGCAGCTCTGTAGAGGGCTGACTTATGCCGGACTTACCTTATGTTGGACTTATATAGATGACGATAGAGAATGGCAGCAAAAGACTGACACCTGGAGATTAACGACGAAGGATATGACTAGATCAGTCTTTGTGAGGATTCTTAGAGTGTTCTCATTCACCTATTCAAAAATCGTACACACTTAAGATCTAAAGCGTATCAACCAGCAAGAGGTCCCATGGTAACGACTCTTTCTAGACCTAATTCTATTGTCGATCTACTAGGTAAGGAAGCCGATTCTTTACTGCAGCATGAGGCCAAAGTCTCCAAAGACCTGCTGCACTTACCTGGCTCGGATTGGGTAGATCGAATCTTTGCACAAAGCGATCGCAATCCCCAGGTGCTGCGTAGTCTTCAGCAGCTCTACTCAACTGGTCGGCTAGCCAATACTGGCTATCTTTCTATCCTGCCTGTCGATCAAGGTCTAGAGCACTCGGCTGCAGCTTCTTTTGCCCCCAACCCTATCTACTTTGATAGTGAGAACATCGTGAAGCTAGCTATCGAAGGCGGCTGTAATGCGGTTGCTACTACCCTAGGTGTGCTTGGCTCTATCTCTCGCAAGTATGCTCACAAAATTCCTTTTATCGTTAAGCTCAACCACAACGAACTGCTCAGCTATCCCAACACTCACGAGCAGATTATGTTCGCCTCCGTAGAGCAAGCTTGGAATTTAGGAGCTGTTGCTGTCGGTGCTACTATCTACTTCGGCTCTTCTGGATCACACCAGCAGATCCAAGAAGTCCGTAAAGCTTTTGCCCGGGCTCACGAACTAGGCATGGCTACTATCCTCTGGTGCTACCTGCGCAACGATGTCTTCAAGCAGGACAAAGACTATCATTTGGCTGCTGATCTAACCGGGCAGGCAAACCATATCGGTGTCACTATCGAGGCCGACATCATCAAACAAAAGCTGCCAACTGTCAACAACGGCTATGGCGCAGTCAATGAAATCGAGAGCTATGGCAGAACCGATCCTAGGGTTTATTCCGAGCTTTCTAGCGACCATCCAATTGATTTGACTCGCTATCAGGTTCTCAACTGCTATGCGGGCCGCGCCGGACTAATCAACTCTGGAGGCTCGTCTGGTGATAGCGACTTTGCCGACGCTGTTCGTACTGCGGTGATCAATAAGCGAGCCGGAGGCTGCGGACTGATCTCTGGCCGCAAAACTTTTCAGCGTCAGATGGAAGAGGGTGTCAAGCTATTTCATCTAATTCAGGACGTTTATCTCTCTTCTGATATAACGGTTGCTTAAAAGATCTTAAGAAGTCTTTTTGTATGCTTCTTGGGTGTGGTGAACGCCAGGAGCTGTCGTGTTAATGGCTTCTGGTCGCTATACGGTAGTTGTTCGATCATTTGTACCCAGCCGTGGCACTACTCGATTGCTGTCTTTAGCTGAGCACAAAACTCACTAATAGAAGCAAGCCCTTCTTCTGGCGTACCCGACGACAAACGCTTGACGATCGCACTACCTACAATCACACCATCCGCACCCCAATCTTTCAATTGTTTTGCCTGAGATGGTTCTGAGACGCCAAAGCCTACCCCAACAGGTTTGTTCGTCGCGCTATGCAAC
It includes:
- a CDS encoding PD-(D/E)XK nuclease family protein; the protein is MLELPYYKAKQVSVDRKRHYEIEGYCYPGITTILSATKPYEEKKRLWDWQDRIGKAAAQKITTTSARSGTRIHKIIKSHLKQEPYQLPEGLDGFWSSIEPVLAEIDEVLLVEGAVWHPLEFAGYPDAVMIYDGELCVCDWKTARRPKQIEWISDYCMQVAAYCYAVNWVYRDTGIKIEKGMIAIALEEHPAQIFTLGSDDLFYYWRNFQQRLRQYYRERDSR
- a CDS encoding phage holin family protein, with protein sequence MPSLIITWIAITITFIILTKLPTGIEADNFGKAGIAALVFGLLNALFGWFINNAVINFLTLGIVGLVGNTILFALSAFLVPGFRLRKGILSAVLGALGIVFINGIVLAILSAVLPGGA
- a CDS encoding Tex family protein: MNAAQLIAQELSVQTTQVEAALSLFSEGATVPFIARYRKERTGELDEIQLRQIAERYDYLTELADRKQTILEVIAKQDRLTPSLKAKIEGSQSKTELEDLYLPYKPKRRTRATIAKEQGLAPLAQAISRLNQSAQSVTDLEVIAKPYLCDEVPTTDAALKGAADILAETMAEQASLRAYVRQFFLSKGLFTSKIKSTHLEGTTKYEMYRSYQRPVSKIASHNLLALLRGDKEGILKLSLSFDEDEILAYLLKSQLRTSDRTLRDFYAQWVKDGFNRLMKTALTNEVIAEKKAQADEESIQTFAENLRHLLLAAPAGMKPTIGIDPGFRTGCKVAAISETGQFLEYEAIYPHSGEGQRAKAITTLTRLISTHNIELIAIGNGTASRETDEFVAEVLTPLDKPPVKVMVSESGASIYSASESAIAEFPDLDITVRGAISIGRRLQDPLAELVKLDPKSIGVGQYQHDVDQKRLKQKLDDTVESCVNYVGVDLNTASKELLQYVSGVSSTVANNIVSFRDENGRFRDRKSLLKVGKLGPKAYEQAAGFLRIRDGDNPLDNTAVHPESYGLVKTMAKDLQLPLKDIPQAGEKLKQLSLKRYVSEKVGEPTLRDILSELEKPGRDPRAQFTYAQFATGVNEISDLRSGMVLEGVVTNVANFGAFVDIGVHQDGLVHVSQMSDRYVSDPKEIVQVGQVVNVQVMEVQEKLKRIGLSMRLDGNGQASKSTRQQANTGQVDNSVKSSNSAVRTNSAVRNSAVEKPIPRKKTDAHQPKTRQQKKSNQSTFNPEDLKNRFNRRRP
- a CDS encoding COP23 domain-containing protein, yielding MLDSCTTPGRGCLSRTLLLTGMLLSVIATTAAPSHAQIPPPPLPEVEPEGQETPTATSDPRFECQIVDGQYTVMYLPENQPGRAYKWASPTRMGGGWSAEKRCFAISDRLESYRPEGLVELQVGMENGYDIVCATTEQSPGQCKIVFTVPRGQNPVVTRDRVFDNLSVADAGSETTVVTTFTGNNNNDILGEIGSIIGNFPTGDAPSSVPDSTSTSNGINLKPFLSPADGGTGTALAQPSGPTSGPNGSLNPDNFR
- a CDS encoding S9 family peptidase produces the protein MVQTIPHGSWKSPITSDLIVSSSIRLGAARLDGPDIYWSELRPTEGGNQRIVRYGPEDPLGSVTEITPASVNVRTRVHEYGGGAYVIHQGTVYFSNFADQRLYCQRAGEDPFAITPAVTPAAGLRYADMVVDAARERLICVVEDHRQSGEAINAIATVPLSGGLPKVIVSGNDFYSSPRLSPDGTALAWITWNHPQMPWDGTELWLAEITEDGSLSHPRHLVGNTKESVCQPKWSPAGTLHFISDATGWWNLYRWEGERGEPLFPMEAEFAGPQWSFGQSSYGFVDNRHILCTYQYQGETKLAELNTLARSMDEIAVPYSGIGSLQVGRGYAVFLGASTDRPSALVRLNLETAQITEVRRSSSLEIDPGYLSKPTVISFPTTGGFNAYGIYYPPQNKDFEASVTERPPLLVKTHGGPTASASSALNPSIQYWTSRGFAVLDVNYGGSSGYGRAYRNRLQKRWGIVDVDDAVNGALYLVEQGKADRDRLAIDGGSAGGYTTLATLTFRDVFKAGASYYGVSDMSSLAAETHKFESRYLDSLVGPYPAEKSVYEARSPINAVDQLSCPIIFFQGSEDRIVPPNQAETMVNALKQKGIPVAYLLFEGEQHGFRKAENIKRALDAELSFYAQIFSFELADNIEPVDIAGIDSWTK
- a CDS encoding DUF6737 family protein, encoding MPESIAGRNKVVNSKNEKEIEEREKSGEAALNQESKSKTPTSIWQTKPWWCQPWSIVLTGVAVPSASWLLLHRLWITLPVAVAIALWWLLFLVLVPAQYAQYATALQDTAGSSVEG
- a CDS encoding class I fructose-bisphosphate aldolase; the encoded protein is MVTTLSRPNSIVDLLGKEADSLLQHEAKVSKDLLHLPGSDWVDRIFAQSDRNPQVLRSLQQLYSTGRLANTGYLSILPVDQGLEHSAAASFAPNPIYFDSENIVKLAIEGGCNAVATTLGVLGSISRKYAHKIPFIVKLNHNELLSYPNTHEQIMFASVEQAWNLGAVAVGATIYFGSSGSHQQIQEVRKAFARAHELGMATILWCYLRNDVFKQDKDYHLAADLTGQANHIGVTIEADIIKQKLPTVNNGYGAVNEIESYGRTDPRVYSELSSDHPIDLTRYQVLNCYAGRAGLINSGGSSGDSDFADAVRTAVINKRAGGCGLISGRKTFQRQMEEGVKLFHLIQDVYLSSDITVA